Proteins from a genomic interval of Quercus lobata isolate SW786 chromosome 11, ValleyOak3.0 Primary Assembly, whole genome shotgun sequence:
- the LOC115968039 gene encoding MADS-box protein JOINTLESS-like isoform X3: MTRRKIQIKKIDNTTARQVTFSKRRRGLFKKAFELSTLCDAEIGLMVFSATGKLFEYASSSMQQVIERHNLHPENLGKMDQLSLELQLEKGTSYAMLSKEIEEKTHELRKIRGEELPGMDIEELQKLEKELEVGLSRVIETKGERFLEEITTLQQKGAQLMEENQRLKHVIDGESA; encoded by the exons ATGACGAGGAGGAAAATTCAGATTAAGAAGATTGACAATACGACGGCAAGGCAGGTGACATTCTCAAAGAGGAGGAGAGGACTTTTTAAGAAAGCTTTTGAGCTCTCTACTCTCTGCGATGCTGAAATTGGTCTCATGGTCTTTTCTGCGACAGGAAAGCTCTTTGAATACGCCAGTTCAAg TATGCAGCAGGTAATTGAAAGGCATAATCTACATCCAGAGAATCTTGGCAAAATGGACCAACTATCTCTTGAGCTACAG CTTGAGAAAGGTACCTCCTATGCCATGTTGAGCAAGGAAATTGAGGAGAAGACACATGAACTGAG AAAGATTAGGGGAGAAGAGCTCCCTGGAATGGATATAGAAGAATTACAGAAACTAGAGAAAGAGCTTGAAGTAGGCCTGAGCCGTGTTATAGAAACAAAG GGTGAGAGATTTCTGGAAGAGATCACTACCCTTCAGCAAAAG GGAGCCCAGCTGATGGAAGAAAACCAACGATTAAAACATGTaatag ATGGAGAATCTGCTTAG
- the LOC115968039 gene encoding MADS-box protein JOINTLESS-like isoform X1, which produces MTRRKIQIKKIDNTTARQVTFSKRRRGLFKKAFELSTLCDAEIGLMVFSATGKLFEYASSSMQQVIERHNLHPENLGKMDQLSLELQLEKGTSYAMLSKEIEEKTHELRKIRGEELPGMDIEELQKLEKELEVGLSRVIETKGERFLEEITTLQQKGAQLMEENQRLKHMENLLSTQTHVLEQGQSSESITNICSSSDPQDNDSSDISLKLGLPFPK; this is translated from the exons ATGACGAGGAGGAAAATTCAGATTAAGAAGATTGACAATACGACGGCAAGGCAGGTGACATTCTCAAAGAGGAGGAGAGGACTTTTTAAGAAAGCTTTTGAGCTCTCTACTCTCTGCGATGCTGAAATTGGTCTCATGGTCTTTTCTGCGACAGGAAAGCTCTTTGAATACGCCAGTTCAAg TATGCAGCAGGTAATTGAAAGGCATAATCTACATCCAGAGAATCTTGGCAAAATGGACCAACTATCTCTTGAGCTACAG CTTGAGAAAGGTACCTCCTATGCCATGTTGAGCAAGGAAATTGAGGAGAAGACACATGAACTGAG AAAGATTAGGGGAGAAGAGCTCCCTGGAATGGATATAGAAGAATTACAGAAACTAGAGAAAGAGCTTGAAGTAGGCCTGAGCCGTGTTATAGAAACAAAG GGTGAGAGATTTCTGGAAGAGATCACTACCCTTCAGCAAAAG GGAGCCCAGCTGATGGAAGAAAACCAACGATTAAAACAT ATGGAGAATCTGCTTAGCACTCAAACACATGTACTTGAACAAGGTCAGTCATCTGAGTCAATCACCAATATTTGTAGCTCCTCTGATCCTCAAGACAATGACAGTTCAGACATATCTCTCAAGTTGGG GCTACCTTTTCCTAAATGA
- the LOC115968039 gene encoding MADS-box protein JOINTLESS-like isoform X2 → MTRRKIQIKKIDNTTARQVTFSKRRRGLFKKAFELSTLCDAEIGLMVFSATGKLFEYASSSMQQVIERHNLHPENLGKMDQLSLELQLEKGTSYAMLSKEIEEKTHELRKIRGEELPGMDIEELQKLEKELEVGLSRVIETKGERFLEEITTLQQKMENLLSTQTHVLEQGQSSESITNICSSSDPQDNDSSDISLKLGLPFPK, encoded by the exons ATGACGAGGAGGAAAATTCAGATTAAGAAGATTGACAATACGACGGCAAGGCAGGTGACATTCTCAAAGAGGAGGAGAGGACTTTTTAAGAAAGCTTTTGAGCTCTCTACTCTCTGCGATGCTGAAATTGGTCTCATGGTCTTTTCTGCGACAGGAAAGCTCTTTGAATACGCCAGTTCAAg TATGCAGCAGGTAATTGAAAGGCATAATCTACATCCAGAGAATCTTGGCAAAATGGACCAACTATCTCTTGAGCTACAG CTTGAGAAAGGTACCTCCTATGCCATGTTGAGCAAGGAAATTGAGGAGAAGACACATGAACTGAG AAAGATTAGGGGAGAAGAGCTCCCTGGAATGGATATAGAAGAATTACAGAAACTAGAGAAAGAGCTTGAAGTAGGCCTGAGCCGTGTTATAGAAACAAAG GGTGAGAGATTTCTGGAAGAGATCACTACCCTTCAGCAAAAG ATGGAGAATCTGCTTAGCACTCAAACACATGTACTTGAACAAGGTCAGTCATCTGAGTCAATCACCAATATTTGTAGCTCCTCTGATCCTCAAGACAATGACAGTTCAGACATATCTCTCAAGTTGGG GCTACCTTTTCCTAAATGA